The genomic region aatttgaacaATTTTCAAATCAAGTCGAATTGAGTCAAGAAATTTCGAGTCAAGTCAAGTCGAGTtaacgaatcctattatttGTATTCAATGTTACATTTACATGGACTGATTATTCAACTAGTAAGTGAAGTACGAGACCATTTAACTAGTAGGCgaagtacaagattatttaacttaatgatttcgacttttaactttaaaaaaaaggtaaatatttatcaaaacgacgtagttttatcttttcttatttggATTTTCAGATAActtgaattgtgtaattcatattcgagttaaatcgaaaattttgattttttttattcgagttgatccaaataactcgaactatttaattcaaaatttaattttttatcgagttttttgaatcgaatcgaattttgctcacccctaaattTCATTACCAATCCAGTTTTTTATTTACAggatataaatttatcattacaCACATATTAAAAGGgaaatatagaaattataaatattatattatattatatatatatatattttttgaaatggtattattcattttcattagATCTTATGAAACTATACATTGAATGCATCCAAAGTTCTCCTCTCATACaatacaaatcaattttttttttaaataaactaattccataaattttcccctCATTGCAAAATATGTATCTTCTGTTCAAAGCCATGCAGGAAGCCAAACGTTGCCATTGATGAACTCAATGGAAGTCCAGTACTTAGCTTCCTCGTCCGTCAATTGTTTCGCCCAATGAACTCTCCCGAATGTATCGGCTCCCGGACCGTGACACTTGTATTCGGCATGGAACAGATGACTGCCATATAAAAGGTTGGTATTTACATTAGACAAAAAAGAGAATAACAAACGTGGAATTTAGAACACAGATGGTAGATTTTGCTTACTCAGGGCCACCGCGGTAGCTCCAGTCGGTCCATCCTGCGGGGACGATTGTCCTGGACAAGTATGTTTGTGCGAAGACCACGGTCGAATATTTTCCTTTAGCCCTTCCTAAATAAACACCTCCGATGCCATAAACCTTGCCTTTGACGAACACGAATCCGCTGTGGTCCTCTTGGTGTGCCCTGTTTTGAGCGGTAATCGATCCGTGGATCGCAATCCTCTTGTCTTGCAAGACGAAGATCTCGCAATTCTGCATGTAATGTACATGATGATCattaaaaaggaataaaacACCTGAAGCTTTTTCGTGTTCGGAAAATCTCGGATTTCGATTTGAAACTTACGTGGAACAACGACCTTCCGCGGCCAAAAATGAAATCAATCGAGCCTTGGATGTAGCAATTATGGTAGTAATGTCGGCCTTTGTAATCGAACAATGTGTTGTGGGTGCTAAAGAAAGCACAATGGTAAAATGCAACCCTATCTGCACCCACAAATACCGCCACTGACTGATTTTGAGATGTATACGCAACACCAGTAGGTGCCTCATTCTGCCATTGAATTGGAGcaatttgatgttaaattttgGGCTTTAAAAATTGAAGATTGTTCTTTGTTCATTACCTTGAAGCTAATTCCGAAGGCGACGAAATGCTTGGCTTCGACGGTAAATGTGGCGGAGGCCTTATTATCGACGGAACTCAAGGACCATATAATAGCGGTCCTTCCCCTCCCATTGCCTCTCATGAAGATATACCGTTTATCTTTTGGTATATGAACCTTTTCTCTGCGACATTTCAAAAAAACCTTTCGATAATATTCAGGTCGGTCAAGTAACGATGGTAGGGgcaaagttaaaaataaaataaaaatttagggtatcaaaattaaattataatttttaggacTTTAATAGTtatatctttatcatttttaaaaaattaaattaaaatttttatcatctttaaagggtcaaagtgtaatttaatttttattaatttaaaatttaaaaaattttaaaagacctaaatagaaaatttttaattttaagaccAAGCCGTGCCAGTCCCTCGCTACGCCCTTGAAGGACAGTAAATGAATGATGCAAAGAAATGAACTTACCTATAAATCCCTTTCTTGACATGGATAACAACCCATTTAGAATTCCCTTTCGGGACGGCATTGATTGCTTCTTGGATCGACGTGTAGTCCCCTTTGCCGTTGATATCAACTTTGATCGTCACATTGCTGTTGATTTTCTTCGTCAAGAAAGGGGCATCGAGGACGGTCACGGGGTCCTTATCATCGCCGTTGGCGAAACACGGGAAATAGATCGCGACGATCAATAGAGAAGCAAATGCAAGGTTTATTGGAGACATATTTTGGAATGCTTTGAGGGGAAGAGGAGGAGATTGCATGAGCCTTTATTAGAGGTTTCTCAAGATTTATATAGCATgaaggttgttttttttttttttaaggtagAAATTGGATGGTGAGAacaataactaaaaaaattgtCTATTTTAGACAAGTTTTTACAGCAAATCCTTTTATTTGTGGTTTATAATGCATgggtttttgttaaaatttgttgtttataaTGCATGATTTCCGCTTACTCAAATATTTGGATTTCTTAAGAGTCGAAAAACAACTCAGGTTGAGAATAACACTAAACATGTTAAAAGATTTGTTAACATTAAATAGACGACATTCATTAAATTTAGGGTACTCTAAATTATTAGCACTTAAACTATgagtaaatttttgttttagtcacttaacaaaaaagttacaattcggtcactaaactattcagaagttttcatttaaatcacgGGTTTTTTTGTTCACACTACTTGCACCAATCAAAAGCTTTTTTCCCATGTCTCTTCTATAGTTCAGTTTTATtctcatgaaacaactttgaacatcACGGATCtactaaccaaattcaaacaatttttttctcaaacctCCGACACTGACCGTTAGATTGACTTGGATCTAAgttatgttcttctactcgtcgATAGGTATTGATCGATCAATCGTACTAATTATCAAATCATTGCTTATAGCTCACTAGCGAAACCTTAAAAAATACTTACCAgcccaataacttaaataaaaactttcaaatagttcaatgaccaaaaccaaaatttattcataatttagtaAGTTTACCTTAAATTTACTAGAGCTCACCTTTCATGCTTCTATTTACTACAAAAACACCAATGGGTTATAATCAGAATCATATATGGTTGCAACTTTTCCATTTgccatatttgttttttatatttgattttaatctgTAGGAAAGCATTTCGATACCTCCAATCCATAATCGATGGATTCGATGTTTTGTGTTTCttcaaaaaccaaattaaacttttaaaagaaatcacAGAAAAtaaaccagaaaaaaaaaatgagcgACTCATCGTCGGAGAATCTGATTCTCGTGAGCCGCGAACCGGACGGAATCGCGACCGTCACCATCAACCGACCGGCGTCCCTCAACTCGCTGAGTCAGCTTATGATAACTGACTTGGCTCGGGCCTTCAAGGACCTTGGAAGAGACGGGTCGGTTCGGGTCATTATCCTGTCCGGGTCAGGACGGGCTTTCTGTTCAGGACTGGATTTGACGGCGGCGGAACAAGTTTTCAAGGGTGGCATGAAGGACAAAGAGTACGATCCCGTTTTTCAGATGGAACAGTGTCCAAAACCGATCATCGGAGCTATCAACGGAGTGGCGGTGACGGCCGGATTTGAGATCGCCCTCGCTTGTGATATTCTCGTCGCAGCTAAAGGAACCAAGTTCATGGATACCCATACGaggttttctattttttcctaGAATTAGAAATAACTTTTtctatataatatttgaaagttatttttattaatttaaacataaaatatgtattttttaaaaaatttaaattatggggttttttactatattatagttaaattcaagatttaattttataatatattaattaagtccTATAAACTATTTcgattaaaaatattcatatgaattaaaaaataatgtgagtagtcgattgagtcttaactcgctTAATATCAACATTATTGTAAGTGCAATAAAACATGTATTTGAATGTGCTAAAGCGCATTATAGAGATAAGCTATGAGGaattttagatattgtataaaaaacaCCATGCGAGTAAAATGAATATCAAGATTAAATCCTCAATTCAAACCTAATAAAAAATCAGAATcataattaaacctaaaattataaattaaataaaataaaatgatattttattcaaataattattatttttaactttaatcgaaaacatttaagtgataatataataaaatcagACTAAAATCATGAGCTAAAAATTATagactaaataaaaatataatttaagtcaattcaattcaaataattatttttaaatccaatataatatatttaagtaataattaaattataatctaTCCGAATCAGAGCGAATTTAAGGGGATGACAAGGgtttaatctatttaaaatgaaaaatttcatttaaatttttataatttataaaattttaaattagtaatgataaaattacacttcactctaaaaataataaaattttaatttatatttttaaaattattaaaatgataaaattatatttttaccgtcctacaaattataatataattttgaaccTAAAAGAATCTTTGTCACTTCACCATTGGTGGATGCTAATTTTATATGTGTATACGTAGATTCGGGATAGTTCCATCGTGGGGATTATCCCAAAAGCTGCCACGTATTATAGGACCAAACAAAGCTCGTGAAGTATCGTTGACAGCCATGCCTTTCACTGCTGAAGAAGCTCAAAAATTAGGGTTTGTGAATTACGTTGTTGAAGGAACTGAATTGTTGAAGAAAGCTCGAGAAAT from Gossypium raimondii isolate GPD5lz chromosome 1, ASM2569854v1, whole genome shotgun sequence harbors:
- the LOC105775374 gene encoding probable pectinesterase 67, with translation MQSPPLPLKAFQNMSPINLAFASLLIVAIYFPCFANGDDKDPVTVLDAPFLTKKINSNVTIKVDINGKGDYTSIQEAINAVPKGNSKWVVIHVKKGIYREKVHIPKDKRYIFMRGNGRGRTAIIWSLSSVDNKASATFTVEAKHFVAFGISFKNEAPTGVAYTSQNQSVAVFVGADRVAFYHCAFFSTHNTLFDYKGRHYYHNCYIQGSIDFIFGRGRSLFHNCEIFVLQDKRIAIHGSITAQNRAHQEDHSGFVFVKGKVYGIGGVYLGRAKGKYSTVVFAQTYLSRTIVPAGWTDWSYRGGPDHLFHAEYKCHGPGADTFGRVHWAKQLTDEEAKYWTSIEFINGNVWLPAWL
- the LOC105787149 gene encoding probable enoyl-CoA hydratase 1, peroxisomal — protein: MSDSSSENLILVSREPDGIATVTINRPASLNSLSQLMITDLARAFKDLGRDGSVRVIILSGSGRAFCSGLDLTAAEQVFKGGMKDKEYDPVFQMEQCPKPIIGAINGVAVTAGFEIALACDILVAAKGTKFMDTHTRFGIVPSWGLSQKLPRIIGPNKAREVSLTAMPFTAEEAQKLGFVNYVVEGTELLKKAREIARVVAHNNHDIVIRYKSVINDGFKLDLHHALALEKERAYKYYEKMTTEQFKKMQEFVAVRSSKKSSKL